A single genomic interval of Aedes aegypti strain LVP_AGWG chromosome 1, AaegL5.0 Primary Assembly, whole genome shotgun sequence harbors:
- the LOC110679230 gene encoding uncharacterized protein LOC110679230, with protein sequence MAGCFWHVYWGVPSESGKVAIVRSSRKSEKSKSGQSPVTNFRDSAPVATASNKGSCDRLSPSIPETLCVDFSRSKAHELKAAFSEQTIGAEAERNFRRTIWEEKPAQAIAPNLRSVGEPNPVSNDGHSVVHEEDNRPLKGVFICTYRLIRPVARRIASGKGEPPARFGVNHHSGIVFGRQTVWSGQRKRLQGTPSDEEQRRYHSGRSVEGDRGGVPREQHVRRSKSSPVTHGGPNQHSSRIRCAMCSCVVRPRNALKMVRCSRSGSHL encoded by the exons ATGGCGGGCTGCTTCTGGCATGTGTACTGGGGTGTCCCCTCAG AAAGTGGAAAAGTCGCCATTGTTCGCTCGTCgcgaaaaagtgaaaaatcaaaaagtggGCAGTCGCCTGTAACAAATTTCCGGGATTCCGCACCTGTAGCGACAGCCAGCAATAAGGGTAGCTGCGATCGGTTGAGCCCTTCGATTCCAGAAACGCTGTGTGTAGATTTTTCTCGCTCGAAGGCGCACGAATTGAAG GCCGCATTTTCGGAACAAACAATTGGGGCTGAAGCCGAAAGAAACTTCCGACGCACGATTTGGGAGGAAAAGCCAGCCCAAGCGATCGCTCCCAATCTACGCTCCGTTGGTGAACCGAATCCCGTGAGCAACGACGGACATTCGGTCGTACACGAAGAAGACAACAGACCCCTTAAAGG GGTTTTTATTTGTACTTATAGACTGATTCGTCCGGTCGCTAGACGGATTGCCTCGGGGAAAGGAGAGCCACCGGCGCGCTTCGGTGTGAACCATCATTCCGGCATCGTGTTCGGAAGACAAACGGTGTGGTCGGGCCAGAGGAAGCGGCTGCAAGGAACACCGAGTGACGAGGAGCAGCGTCGATACCATTCAGGCCGATCAGTGGAAGGGGACCGGGGTGGTGTCCCACGGGAGCAACACGTCCGAAGGTCGAAGTCGTCACCAGTCACCCACGGTGGTCCGAATCAGCATAGTTCCCGAATCAGGTGTGCGATGTGCTCGTGCGTTGTGCGACCGAGGAATGCATTGAAGATGGTGCGATGCAGTAGGTCAGGTAGTCACTTATAG